A window of the Myxococcus fulvus genome harbors these coding sequences:
- a CDS encoding response regulator transcription factor, whose protein sequence is MSTRVLLIDDDTRMYELLAQYLGQNGVSVTHAPDGGRGLAALEASAYDAVLLDVMMPGMDGLEVCKRIRAKSRIPVVMLTAKGDETDRVVGLELGADDYLPKPFSPRELLARLRAVLRRSQPSAVADRLEAGGLSIDVAGREVRAEGKLVDLTGLEFDLLVALVRRAGRVIPRDALLGEAGRSDTVVGERTVDVHISHLRQKLGDIGTRLIKTVRGVGYVFAKEGL, encoded by the coding sequence ATGTCCACCCGCGTCCTGCTCATCGACGATGACACCCGCATGTATGAACTGCTCGCGCAGTACCTCGGGCAGAACGGCGTCAGTGTGACGCATGCCCCGGATGGGGGGCGGGGGCTCGCCGCGTTGGAGGCCAGTGCCTACGACGCGGTGCTGCTGGACGTGATGATGCCGGGCATGGACGGCCTGGAGGTGTGCAAGCGCATCCGCGCCAAGAGCCGCATCCCCGTCGTCATGCTCACCGCGAAGGGTGACGAGACGGACCGCGTGGTGGGGCTGGAGCTGGGCGCGGACGACTATCTTCCCAAGCCCTTCAGCCCCCGGGAGCTCCTGGCGCGCTTGAGGGCGGTGCTGCGGCGCTCGCAGCCGTCGGCGGTGGCGGACCGGCTGGAGGCGGGCGGGTTGTCCATCGACGTGGCCGGACGCGAGGTGCGCGCGGAGGGCAAGCTGGTGGACCTGACGGGGCTGGAGTTCGACCTGCTGGTGGCGCTGGTGCGCCGCGCGGGCCGCGTCATCCCCCGGGATGCGCTGCTGGGTGAGGCGGGCCGCAGCGACACGGTGGTGGGCGAGCGCACGGTGGACGTGCACATCTCCCACTTGAGACAGAAGCTGGGCGACATCGGCACGCGGCTCATCAAGACGGTGCGAGGCGTGGGCTACGTCTTCGCCAAAGAGGGCCTCTGA
- a CDS encoding cupin domain-containing protein, translating into MGDTSVKKVESRHSPRGEMGQKYLASGVRLSMRLWEDEPPGEPKPAAPRDYETVGFVLKGRAELHLEGQLILLNPGDSWLVPRGASHTYKILETFSAVEATSPPAAVHGRDEGAEQKPAKA; encoded by the coding sequence ATGGGGGATACCAGCGTGAAGAAGGTGGAGAGCCGGCACTCGCCCCGGGGAGAGATGGGGCAGAAGTACCTGGCCTCCGGCGTGCGGCTGTCCATGCGGCTGTGGGAGGACGAGCCGCCAGGGGAGCCCAAGCCCGCCGCGCCGCGTGACTACGAGACGGTGGGCTTCGTGCTGAAGGGCCGCGCGGAGCTGCACCTGGAGGGGCAGCTCATCCTGCTCAACCCCGGCGACTCGTGGCTCGTACCGCGCGGCGCCAGCCACACGTACAAGATTCTGGAGACGTTCTCCGCGGTGGAGGCCACCAGCCCTCCGGCCGCCGTGCACGGCCGCGACGAGGGCGCGGAGCAGAAGCCCGCGAAGGCGTGA
- a CDS encoding S9 family peptidase, with the protein MKAIVILAVLPTLALAVPRPEEVRRPAATKRYGVEQFMETTTVLGASFSADEQRVVYSSDQTGVFNVFSVSVKGGKPTQLTRATKDATLAVGYFPTDDRVLFTRDSGGDEQHHLYVRTAEGQEQDLTPGDKHRASFFGWSHDDAAFYVLTNERDARFQDIYRYDAKTYARTRLYEGDGEHVPAALSPDGKWLALEKSRTLSDSDVYLFELATRKTRHLTAHSGNATWKAATFDPTSSALYLLTNEGSEFMRVERHELVTGKRERVEEPTWDVLSTAFSKRGTLRVTRVNEDGRTTLQVHDVKTGKPRALPALPSGTISEVALSRGEKRMTFLVDTDNAPANLYVHDFATRKSTRLTDTLGKTLDAKVLVASESVRFKSFDGLEIPALLYKPHQASAKQQAPAIVFVHGGPGGQSAKGYSSFFQFLVHHGYVVLAVNNRGSEGYGKSFFAADDQQHGKAPLQDCVEAKKYLAGLPYVDGERVAILGPSYGGYMVLAAMTFHPDVFAVGVDAFGITDWLSALEELPPHKQALREALYQELGNPQTQAAMLREISPRFHAEKIRRPLLVIQGAQDPRVPKALTDALVEAVRKNGVSVDYFVLPEDGHGFSSKKSEAETSARILSFLEQHLRPRGARPGSEAASE; encoded by the coding sequence ATGAAAGCCATTGTCATCCTCGCCGTCCTGCCCACCCTCGCGCTGGCCGTCCCTCGCCCGGAGGAGGTCCGGCGACCCGCCGCGACGAAGCGCTACGGCGTCGAGCAGTTCATGGAGACGACCACCGTGCTCGGCGCGTCGTTCTCCGCGGACGAGCAGCGGGTGGTGTACTCGTCGGACCAGACGGGCGTCTTCAATGTCTTCTCCGTGTCGGTGAAGGGGGGCAAGCCCACGCAGCTCACCCGCGCCACGAAGGACGCCACCCTCGCCGTGGGCTACTTCCCCACCGATGACCGCGTGCTCTTCACCCGGGACTCGGGAGGCGACGAGCAGCACCACCTCTACGTGCGCACCGCGGAGGGGCAGGAGCAGGACCTCACGCCGGGCGACAAGCATCGCGCCTCCTTCTTCGGGTGGAGCCACGACGACGCGGCCTTCTACGTCCTCACCAACGAGCGCGACGCGCGCTTCCAGGACATCTACCGTTACGACGCGAAGACCTATGCGCGCACGCGGCTGTACGAGGGTGACGGCGAGCACGTGCCCGCGGCCCTCTCCCCCGATGGGAAGTGGTTGGCGTTGGAGAAGTCGCGGACGCTGTCCGACAGCGACGTGTACCTGTTCGAGCTGGCCACCCGGAAGACGCGGCATCTCACGGCGCACTCGGGCAACGCCACCTGGAAGGCGGCGACCTTCGACCCGACGTCCTCCGCGCTGTACCTGCTCACCAACGAGGGCTCCGAGTTCATGCGCGTGGAGCGCCACGAGCTCGTCACCGGCAAGCGCGAGCGCGTGGAGGAGCCCACCTGGGACGTGCTCTCCACGGCGTTCTCGAAGCGCGGCACGCTGCGCGTCACCCGCGTCAACGAGGACGGCAGGACCACGCTCCAGGTCCATGACGTGAAGACAGGCAAGCCTCGCGCGCTCCCGGCGCTGCCCTCGGGGACCATCTCGGAGGTGGCGCTGTCGCGCGGCGAGAAGCGGATGACCTTCCTGGTCGACACGGACAACGCGCCCGCCAATCTGTATGTCCATGACTTCGCGACCAGGAAGTCCACCCGGCTGACGGACACGCTGGGAAAGACATTGGACGCCAAGGTCCTGGTCGCGTCGGAGTCGGTGCGCTTCAAGTCCTTCGATGGGCTGGAGATTCCCGCGCTGCTCTACAAGCCCCATCAGGCCAGCGCGAAGCAGCAGGCCCCCGCCATCGTCTTCGTGCATGGGGGCCCGGGTGGACAGTCCGCGAAGGGCTACAGCAGCTTCTTCCAGTTCCTCGTGCACCACGGCTACGTGGTGCTCGCCGTCAACAACCGGGGCAGTGAGGGCTACGGCAAGTCCTTCTTCGCGGCGGACGACCAGCAACACGGCAAGGCGCCACTCCAGGACTGCGTCGAGGCGAAGAAGTACCTGGCCGGCCTTCCCTATGTGGATGGCGAGCGCGTGGCCATCCTGGGTCCCAGCTATGGCGGTTACATGGTGCTCGCGGCCATGACCTTCCATCCCGACGTCTTCGCCGTGGGCGTGGACGCGTTCGGCATCACCGACTGGCTGAGCGCGCTGGAGGAGCTGCCGCCCCACAAGCAGGCGCTGCGCGAGGCGCTCTACCAGGAGTTGGGCAATCCCCAGACGCAGGCGGCGATGCTGCGGGAGATTTCCCCGCGGTTCCACGCGGAGAAGATTCGCAGGCCGCTGCTCGTCATCCAGGGCGCCCAGGACCCGCGTGTGCCCAAGGCCCTGACGGACGCGCTCGTGGAGGCCGTGCGGAAGAACGGCGTGTCCGTCGACTACTTCGTCCTCCCCGAAGACGGCCACGGCTTCAGCAGCAAGAAGAGCGAGGCGGAGACCTCCGCGCGAATCCTCTCCTTCCTGGAGCAGCACCTCCGGCCCCGGGGTGCACGACCAGGAAGCGAGGCTGCTTCCGAATAG
- a CDS encoding ABC transporter ATP-binding protein has translation MPDTSVHTPPPALLHLEGLTRRFKDRVAVDGLTLSVRSGEILGLLGPNGAGKSTTFQILAGLLAPDAGQVRFAGRELSLSDPALRRQMGIIFQRGSLDDLLTARENLMLGARLYGLTGERARERVESMLGLIGLLDRGDERVGTWSGGMRRRLELARALVHQPRVVLMDEPTQGLDEAAFRTFWAHLKRLRDAEGLTVLLTTHRADEAEVCDRLAVLDAGKLVACDTPAALAARMGGDILTVEAPEPETLAREVREKLGVDAKVVEGRVQVEARQGHALVPRLVESFPAGRMTSVALRRPTLADVFLQLTGRALGADVPAVEAAPRRRR, from the coding sequence ATGCCTGATACCTCGGTTCACACCCCTCCACCCGCGCTGCTCCACCTCGAGGGACTGACCCGACGGTTCAAGGACCGCGTGGCCGTGGACGGCCTCACGCTGTCGGTGCGGTCCGGCGAAATCCTGGGCCTCCTGGGCCCGAACGGCGCCGGCAAGTCCACCACCTTCCAGATCCTGGCGGGCCTGCTCGCGCCCGACGCGGGGCAGGTGCGCTTCGCTGGCCGCGAGCTGTCCCTGAGCGACCCGGCGCTGCGCCGGCAGATGGGCATCATCTTCCAGCGCGGCAGCCTGGATGACCTGCTCACCGCGCGGGAGAACCTGATGCTCGGGGCCCGGCTGTACGGGCTGACGGGCGAGCGGGCCCGGGAGCGTGTGGAGTCCATGCTGGGGCTCATCGGCCTGTTGGACCGGGGCGACGAGCGGGTGGGCACGTGGTCCGGAGGCATGCGCCGCCGGCTGGAGCTGGCGCGGGCGCTGGTGCACCAGCCGCGCGTGGTGCTGATGGACGAGCCCACGCAGGGCCTGGACGAGGCCGCCTTCCGCACCTTCTGGGCGCACCTGAAGCGGCTGCGCGACGCGGAAGGGCTGACGGTGCTGCTCACCACGCACCGGGCCGACGAGGCCGAGGTGTGTGACCGGCTGGCGGTGCTCGACGCGGGGAAGCTCGTGGCATGTGACACGCCGGCGGCGCTGGCCGCGCGCATGGGTGGGGACATCCTCACGGTGGAGGCGCCCGAGCCGGAGACGCTGGCGCGGGAGGTCCGCGAGAAGCTGGGCGTGGACGCGAAGGTGGTGGAGGGGCGGGTGCAGGTGGAGGCGCGGCAGGGCCACGCGCTGGTGCCCCGGTTGGTGGAGTCCTTCCCGGCGGGGCGGATGACGTCCGTCGCGCTGCGCCGCCCCACGTTGGCGGATGTGTTCCTGCAGCTCACCGGGCGCGCGCTGGGCGCCGACGTGCCGGCCGTGGAGGCCGCGCCGAGGAGACGCCGATGA
- a CDS encoding carboxypeptidase regulatory-like domain-containing protein — MTLRTLGLSMLGAAGLLALPACKKEEAPATPPPAAPAEAARAPEEKAPHAATPIQAPGQTTNVAVGKGEVKGTVTFTGTAPVAADLPPSADPACEGRASKDEAVLVKDGKLRNVLVRVRGAVPGASTVPSEPVVVDQSKCTYVPRVQGAVAGQPVVFKNSDGTLHNVRGVVGTKSAFNVAQPPSGAPVQKSVPAADDVLKLKCDVHPWMTAFVVSNPNPFFATTGEDGTFAIQGLPAGTYTLEAWHETFGTKSAEVTVKDDAPATVAFAFTAEDASAKK, encoded by the coding sequence ATGACGCTGCGCACGCTCGGCCTGTCGATGCTGGGAGCCGCGGGGCTGTTGGCCCTGCCCGCTTGCAAGAAGGAGGAGGCCCCGGCCACGCCTCCGCCCGCCGCGCCCGCCGAGGCGGCTCGCGCGCCGGAGGAGAAGGCGCCGCACGCGGCCACACCCATCCAGGCGCCGGGACAGACGACGAACGTCGCCGTGGGCAAGGGCGAGGTGAAGGGGACGGTGACCTTCACCGGCACGGCGCCTGTGGCGGCGGACCTGCCGCCGAGCGCGGACCCGGCCTGTGAGGGGCGGGCGTCCAAGGACGAGGCGGTGCTGGTGAAGGACGGCAAGCTGCGCAACGTGCTGGTGCGCGTGCGGGGCGCCGTGCCGGGGGCCTCCACGGTGCCGAGCGAGCCGGTGGTGGTGGACCAGTCGAAGTGCACCTACGTGCCGCGCGTGCAGGGCGCGGTGGCGGGGCAGCCCGTCGTCTTCAAGAACAGCGACGGCACGCTGCACAACGTGCGCGGCGTGGTGGGCACCAAGTCGGCCTTCAACGTGGCCCAGCCTCCCTCGGGCGCGCCGGTGCAGAAGTCCGTGCCCGCCGCGGATGACGTGCTGAAGCTCAAGTGCGACGTGCACCCGTGGATGACCGCGTTCGTGGTGAGCAACCCGAACCCGTTCTTCGCCACCACGGGGGAGGACGGCACCTTCGCGATTCAGGGCCTGCCCGCGGGCACGTACACCCTGGAGGCCTGGCACGAGACGTTCGGCACGAAGAGCGCCGAAGTCACGGTGAAGGACGACGCGCCGGCCACCGTCGCGTTCGCGTTCACCGCCGAGGACGCGTCCGCGAAGAAGTAG
- the cyoE gene encoding heme o synthase, producing the protein MSARAESVSTTASDLISLMKPRLSSLVLITTAGGMWLAPGPLSTGNALVTLLATAGTVGAANALNCYWERHSDKFMARTQNRPLPSGRMEPAVALWFGISLAAVSLPALALGANLLTAALGLVALLSYVLAYTPLKARTSAAMLVGAVPGALPPLMGWTAVTDRIDAGGFALFAILFLWQMPHFIAIALFRKEEYAAAGLKSVPIERGDESSRAQIVLYLVALVPMTLLPFQLHIAGSWYLAAAVGLGLSFLGVGAWGFFRRLGKPWARQTFIFSLIYLTGLFAALSLDRVPRG; encoded by the coding sequence TTGAGCGCGCGTGCCGAGTCCGTGTCGACGACCGCGTCCGACCTGATCTCCCTGATGAAGCCCCGGCTCTCCAGCCTGGTCCTCATCACCACGGCCGGCGGCATGTGGCTGGCCCCAGGTCCCCTGTCCACGGGCAATGCCCTGGTGACGCTGCTGGCCACGGCCGGCACGGTGGGCGCGGCCAACGCGCTCAACTGCTACTGGGAGCGCCACAGCGACAAGTTCATGGCGCGCACGCAGAACCGGCCGCTGCCCTCCGGACGCATGGAGCCGGCGGTGGCGCTGTGGTTCGGCATCTCCCTGGCGGCGGTGTCCCTGCCGGCGCTGGCCCTGGGCGCGAATCTCCTGACGGCCGCGCTGGGGCTGGTCGCGCTGCTCAGCTACGTGCTGGCGTACACGCCGCTCAAGGCGCGCACCTCGGCGGCCATGCTGGTGGGCGCCGTCCCCGGCGCGCTGCCCCCGCTGATGGGCTGGACGGCGGTGACGGACCGCATCGACGCGGGCGGCTTCGCGCTCTTTGCCATCCTCTTCCTCTGGCAGATGCCGCACTTCATCGCCATCGCCCTGTTCCGCAAGGAGGAGTACGCGGCGGCGGGCCTCAAGTCCGTGCCGATTGAGCGCGGCGACGAGTCCAGCCGCGCGCAGATCGTCCTCTACCTGGTGGCGCTGGTGCCCATGACGCTGTTGCCCTTCCAGCTCCACATCGCCGGCTCCTGGTACCTGGCGGCCGCGGTGGGCCTGGGGCTGAGCTTCCTGGGAGTGGGGGCGTGGGGGTTCTTCCGCCGGCTGGGGAAGCCCTGGGCGCGCCAGACGTTCATCTTCTCGTTGATCTACCTCACCGGATTGTTCGCGGCGCTGAGCCTGGACCGCGTTCCCCGCGGCTAG
- a CDS encoding sensor histidine kinase, producing the protein MGRRDDKGGKGEPRRASPWRRDDCGPWDLSCEEAEEFSRWLHREVEEARAQGPGGQWANDDSSSDDSSSDPRPGWGRRPGGWGKHPRHEHIERWRRHHQARWSHWRMSRLGHFVRARLHRRLFMWFGLTISLTGLVVGLVFNIVGGTTWKQEMVRLKNFASHRFEEVWDEPARREALAQSVARDLDIDVELKDASGKLLVLAGGLCNSTEMSLPVMRGDTTLGQVRLCYGSERAKNKMKLILPLVAACLMLWMASGKMARRLAKPVDALVQATKALGAGRLDARAEVLPHATGEFTVLAVAFNDMAGRIEKQVADQRELLAAVSHELRTPLARMRVLTELLRDGGGNPKTLDQVDREVVELDALVGELLASSRLDFGQLTPRVLDGRTLASQALERAGLPSELLDSELPEAVLVGDATLLGRALANLLDNARKHGGGASTLRVEEREEDMCFCVEDRGPGLLQGEEERIFQPFYRKDRGGEAREAGSLGLGLALVQRIAKAHGGETFAENREGGGARVGFTVKKAGPPGSLEQPAA; encoded by the coding sequence ATGGGCCGCCGGGACGACAAGGGTGGCAAGGGCGAGCCCAGGCGCGCCTCCCCCTGGCGCCGCGACGACTGCGGCCCCTGGGACTTGAGCTGCGAGGAGGCCGAGGAGTTCTCCCGCTGGCTCCACCGCGAGGTGGAGGAGGCCCGGGCCCAGGGACCCGGTGGCCAGTGGGCGAACGACGACTCCTCGTCGGACGACTCCTCGTCGGACCCGCGCCCCGGATGGGGACGACGACCCGGGGGTTGGGGGAAGCATCCCCGGCACGAGCACATCGAGCGGTGGCGGCGGCACCATCAGGCGCGCTGGAGTCACTGGCGCATGAGCCGGCTGGGCCACTTCGTGCGGGCCCGGCTGCACCGGCGCCTGTTCATGTGGTTCGGGTTGACCATCTCGCTGACGGGCCTGGTGGTGGGCCTGGTGTTCAACATCGTCGGAGGCACCACCTGGAAGCAGGAGATGGTCCGGCTCAAGAACTTCGCGAGCCACCGCTTCGAGGAGGTCTGGGACGAGCCCGCGCGCAGGGAGGCGCTGGCGCAGTCCGTGGCGCGGGATTTGGACATCGACGTGGAGCTGAAGGACGCGTCGGGCAAGCTGCTCGTGCTGGCCGGAGGGCTGTGCAACAGCACCGAGATGTCCCTGCCCGTGATGCGCGGAGACACCACGCTGGGACAGGTGCGACTGTGCTACGGGAGCGAGCGCGCCAAGAACAAGATGAAGTTGATCCTCCCGCTGGTCGCCGCGTGCCTCATGCTGTGGATGGCCTCCGGGAAGATGGCGCGCAGGCTGGCCAAGCCCGTGGATGCGCTGGTGCAGGCCACCAAGGCGCTGGGGGCCGGACGGCTCGACGCTCGCGCCGAGGTCCTCCCCCACGCGACGGGTGAGTTCACCGTGCTGGCGGTCGCCTTCAACGACATGGCGGGGCGCATCGAGAAGCAGGTGGCGGACCAGCGCGAGCTGCTCGCGGCGGTGTCGCACGAGCTGCGCACGCCGCTGGCGCGGATGCGCGTGTTGACGGAGCTGTTGCGCGACGGCGGGGGGAATCCCAAGACGCTGGACCAGGTGGACCGCGAGGTGGTGGAGCTGGACGCGCTGGTGGGCGAGCTGCTCGCGAGCTCGCGGCTGGACTTCGGTCAGCTCACGCCCCGGGTGCTGGATGGGCGCACGCTGGCGAGTCAGGCGCTGGAGCGCGCGGGGCTGCCGTCGGAGCTGCTCGACTCGGAGTTGCCGGAGGCGGTGCTGGTGGGTGACGCGACGCTGCTGGGGCGCGCGCTGGCCAACCTGCTGGACAACGCGCGCAAGCACGGCGGCGGCGCGAGCACGCTGCGGGTGGAGGAGCGCGAGGAGGACATGTGCTTCTGCGTGGAGGACCGGGGTCCGGGGCTCCTCCAGGGTGAGGAGGAGCGCATCTTCCAGCCCTTCTATCGGAAGGACCGGGGCGGCGAGGCCCGGGAGGCGGGCTCGCTGGGGCTGGGGCTCGCGCTGGTGCAGCGCATCGCGAAGGCGCACGGGGGCGAGACGTTCGCGGAGAACCGCGAGGGCGGCGGCGCGCGCGTGGGCTTCACGGTGAAGAAGGCGGGGCCGCCGGGCTCGCTGGAGCAGCCGGCGGCGTAG
- a CDS encoding CC0125/CC1285 family lipoprotein, with translation MPLSRQALAACVTLLCVGCVTPYQPMTGSGGYHDMEVAPGVIQIEVRGNPQTHLGTLQGYFHRRAAELCAGREYDWSFDTGSQGGPLLFIGKSSSTSIVVTDSPVNRRHWVKGTIQCRDASRATPEDVALEAAVPLEEEAPPRP, from the coding sequence ATGCCCCTCTCGCGCCAAGCCCTCGCCGCCTGCGTGACGCTGCTCTGCGTCGGCTGCGTCACGCCGTACCAGCCGATGACGGGCTCGGGCGGCTATCACGACATGGAGGTGGCCCCAGGCGTCATCCAGATCGAGGTGCGCGGCAATCCGCAGACGCACCTGGGCACGCTGCAGGGCTATTTCCACCGGCGGGCCGCGGAGCTCTGTGCAGGGCGCGAGTACGACTGGTCCTTCGACACGGGGAGCCAGGGCGGGCCGCTCCTCTTCATCGGGAAGAGCTCCAGCACGTCCATCGTCGTCACGGATTCGCCCGTGAACCGGCGGCACTGGGTGAAGGGCACCATCCAGTGCCGCGACGCCTCGCGGGCGACCCCGGAGGACGTGGCGTTGGAGGCGGCGGTGCCCCTCGAGGAGGAGGCCCCGCCGCGGCCCTGA
- a CDS encoding cold-shock protein: MAFGTVKWFNDAKGFGFIAQDSGEDVFCHHTAINMDGFRTLQEGQKVEFEVTRGPKGLQAQNVRAAG, translated from the coding sequence ATGGCATTCGGTACTGTGAAGTGGTTCAACGACGCCAAGGGTTTCGGCTTCATCGCGCAGGACAGCGGTGAGGACGTGTTCTGCCACCACACCGCCATCAACATGGATGGCTTCCGCACCCTGCAGGAGGGGCAGAAGGTGGAGTTCGAAGTGACCCGTGGCCCCAAGGGGTTGCAGGCCCAGAACGTCCGCGCCGCGGGCTAA
- a CDS encoding ABC transporter permease — translation MNAEVSTAQPPPVAEDARAPGAPGTLALQWATVRVLMARDVVRFFRQPSRVVGALAQPILFWFVIGSGFAGSFRVEGARGLGYQQFFFPGVVTMVLLFSAIFATITVIEDRREGFLQAVLAGPGSRLAVVLGKALGSSAIALMQASLFLLLAPLAGVSAATLNLPLLVSVMVLSALALTGMGMSLAWWVRSSAGYHAVMSIVMLPMWVLSGAMFPLKGADTWLSWVMVLNPMRFSVEGVRRALYGAEASVAVGSPLSGAGWEVPVLLAFAAVFVGLAAVSVSRRE, via the coding sequence ATGAACGCCGAGGTTTCCACCGCGCAGCCGCCCCCCGTGGCCGAGGACGCGCGGGCGCCGGGCGCGCCGGGCACGCTGGCCCTGCAGTGGGCGACGGTGCGGGTGCTGATGGCGCGCGACGTGGTGCGCTTCTTCCGTCAGCCCAGCCGCGTGGTGGGCGCGCTGGCGCAGCCCATCCTGTTCTGGTTCGTCATCGGCTCGGGCTTCGCGGGCTCGTTCCGCGTCGAGGGCGCGCGGGGGCTGGGCTACCAGCAGTTCTTCTTCCCGGGCGTCGTCACCATGGTGCTGTTGTTCAGCGCCATCTTCGCGACAATCACGGTCATCGAGGACCGCCGCGAGGGCTTCCTCCAGGCGGTGCTCGCGGGGCCGGGCTCGCGGCTGGCGGTGGTGCTGGGCAAGGCGCTGGGCTCGTCCGCGATTGCCCTGATGCAGGCGTCCTTGTTCCTGCTGCTGGCACCGCTGGCGGGTGTGAGCGCGGCCACGCTGAACCTGCCGCTGCTCGTATCGGTGATGGTGCTGTCGGCGCTGGCGCTGACGGGCATGGGCATGTCGCTGGCGTGGTGGGTGCGCTCGAGCGCGGGCTACCACGCGGTGATGAGCATCGTGATGCTGCCCATGTGGGTGCTGTCCGGGGCCATGTTTCCGCTCAAGGGCGCGGACACCTGGCTGTCGTGGGTGATGGTGCTCAACCCGATGCGCTTCTCGGTGGAGGGCGTGCGGCGCGCGCTGTACGGCGCCGAGGCGTCGGTGGCGGTGGGCTCGCCCCTGTCCGGCGCGGGGTGGGAGGTGCCGGTGCTGCTGGCGTTCGCGGCGGTATTCGTGGGGCTGGCGGCGGTGAGCGTCAGCCGGCGCGAATAG
- a CDS encoding periplasmic heavy metal sensor: MFGFLFGSACLAGLFYTVRGGRGWRHHGPRRGGRFGWRMRLRWLFERLETSPGQEKVIVQATEELTEAFDKLRDEVRPSRAAIGTALRGEHFDGAALRELFARHDVAVDNARKTLQGALSQVHEALDPRQRRELADLLEHGWGHGHGGGPGWHGRRCGGGHRGWRGDDHPMV, translated from the coding sequence ATGTTCGGATTTCTGTTCGGCTCGGCCTGTCTGGCCGGCCTCTTCTACACCGTGCGGGGTGGCCGCGGCTGGCGCCACCACGGGCCTCGTCGGGGGGGCCGCTTCGGCTGGCGGATGCGCCTGCGCTGGCTGTTCGAGCGGCTGGAGACCTCTCCGGGCCAGGAGAAGGTCATCGTCCAGGCGACCGAGGAGCTGACCGAGGCCTTCGACAAGCTGCGTGACGAGGTGCGTCCCAGCCGCGCCGCCATTGGCACCGCGCTGCGGGGGGAGCACTTCGATGGCGCCGCGCTGCGGGAGCTCTTCGCGCGCCACGACGTGGCGGTGGACAACGCGCGCAAGACGCTCCAGGGCGCGCTGTCGCAGGTGCACGAGGCGTTGGACCCGCGCCAGCGCCGCGAGCTGGCGGACCTGCTCGAGCACGGCTGGGGCCATGGCCATGGCGGAGGCCCCGGGTGGCACGGGCGCCGCTGCGGCGGCGGGCACCGGGGCTGGCGAGGCGATGACCACCCGATGGTCTGA